One window from the genome of Alnus glutinosa chromosome 13, dhAlnGlut1.1, whole genome shotgun sequence encodes:
- the LOC133854023 gene encoding varicose-related protein-like gives MAQPLDGHHETILFQGPLSIDPINELSILVSQQKYEDAFTTTIRRGDMSLLSWLCYKVNLQWVLTIDPLPFSQVVLLHLLRQLRYCININSAQKFVWMTDVANAIIPTDPSIAVYVRPIYNEIYAILNNPRNLPTITGAELESFRLLMQVITSTLGSHV, from the exons ATGGCTCAACCTTTGGATGGTCACCATGAAACTATTCTTTTTCAG GGTCCTTTGTCGATTGATCCAATAAATGAGTTATCCATATTGGTAAGCCAACAAAAATATGAAGATGCTTTCACTACAACCATACGTAGAGGTGATATGTCACTTTTGAGTTGGCTATGCTATAAG GTTAATTTGCAGTGGGTCTTGACTATAGATCCTCTCCCTTTCAGCCAAGTAGTGTTGCTCCACTTGTTGCGGCAATTAAGATATTGTATAAATATCAATTCAGCCCAGAAATTTGTTTGGATGACAGATGTTGCTAATGCTATAATCCCAACTGACCCATCAATTGCAGTATATGTGCGGCCTATCTATAATGAAATATATGCCATACTCAACAATCCACGTAACTTGCCCACAATTACTGGTGCAGAGCTCGAAAGTTTCCGTCTTTTGATGCAGGTCATTACTTCCACATTAGGAAGTCATGTATGA
- the LOC133853848 gene encoding protein FAR1-RELATED SEQUENCE 4-like, which translates to MDSASSHLDNEGEVEPMYTYIPNDDALTHQDGPENDVGETIAEPPEPLTSSSDEELNNEEDNVVLLKMIDGDEKVEEPKPSMTFTSIEEVRTYYRKFAKQAGFGVLTRTTKKVQGEQRYLILTCSRGRLQQTSTSKSSKPIPTTNRTGCRARICASKCNDGTWFLRKVVLEHNHQLSPGKARFFRCNKIINDATKRRLELNDRAGIRLTKNFNSLVVENGGFESLSFGERDCRNFINKARELRLGKGGAQTLCDYFSRMQKKNNGFYYVMEMDDDCRLQNVFWADARSRAAYEFFGDVVTFDTTYLTNRYDMPFAPFVGVNHHGQSILLGAGLISSEDTDTFVWLFKSWLECMNGQAPKAIITDQDRAMKNAIAIVFPETRHRYCLWHIMRKLPEKFGAHANFDGIKSALDTCLYDSQTCEEYETNWKNLLESYDLYDNAWLRGLYSEKTFWVPAYMKDTFWAGMSTTQRSESMNSFFDHYVHSQTTLKEFVDQFDSGLRRMVENEKKADFDSFNRTIPCLSLLSFEKQFQDVYTNAKFKEVHEQFGRVMYYNNKVLKSEGAISTYEVIEYVVVFGNQIEKTFVVYFNEDELEVKCTCALFELRGILCRHSISVLMTKNVKTLPSRYILDRWRKDIKREYSMLKSSYDDFDDTPNAQIYDKLRQNFEGVLSLTSGNVVRCMDLMNDVDKLREKYSALKLAPSPSSHHISVVASYSCNEVDQSNNKVLSPIKVQRKGRPPSTRKVSIIEKVAKKVPTVEQTAKKAKASKKPPSDNNAKQKRRKNQKWLN; encoded by the exons ATGGATTCTGCAAGCTCACACTTGGATAATGAGGGCGAAGTTGAACCtatgtatacatatattccAAATGACGATGCTTTAACCCACCAAGATGGCCCTGAAAATG ATGTGGGTGAAACAATTGCTGAACCACCTGAACCATTGACATCTAGTTCGGATGAAGAGTTAAACAATGAGGAAGACAATGTTGTATTATTGAAGATGATCGatggggatgaaaaagttgaagaacctaaACCGTCAATGACATTTACTTCAATAGAGGAAGTGAGAACATATTATAGGAAGTTTGCTAAGCAGGCTGGTTTTGGTGTGCTAACAAGAACCACGAAAAAAGTGCAGGGTGAACAAAGATACCTAATCCTTACATGTAGTCGTGGACGCCTACAACAAACTAGCACAAGTAAGAGTTCGAAGCCAATTCCAACAACTAATAGAACGGGGTGTCGTGCTAGGATTTGTGCGTCGAAATGTAATGATGGAACGTGGTTTTTGAGGAAAGTTGTGCTTGAGCATAATCATCAATTAAGCCCGggcaaagcaagattttttagatgcaataagatTATAAATGATGCTACCAAAAGAAGACTCGAGCTAAATGATAGAGCAGGAATACGTTTGACTAAGAATTTTAATTCATTGGTTGTCGAGAATGGGGGGTTTGAGAGCCTTtcctttggagagagagattgtagAAATTTTATTAACAAGGCAAGAGAGCTTCGGCTTGGTAAAGGAGGTGCTCAGACACTTTGTGATTATTTCAGTCGAATGCAAAAGAAGAACAATGGCTTCTATTATGTGATGGAGATGGATGATGATTGTAGGTTGCAAAAtgttttttgggctgatgcacgaaGTCGGGCAGCATATGAATTTTTCGGTGATGTTGTTACATTTGACACGACATATTTGACCAATAGATATGacatgccatttgctccttttgtaggagtgaatcatcatggtcagTCTATACTTTTAGGAGCAGGACTAATATCAAGCGAGGATACAGACacatttgtgtggttgtttaaATCTTGGTTGGAGTGCATGAACGGCCAAGCCCCAAAAGCAATTATAACTGATCAGGATAGggctatgaaaaatgctataGCAATAGTTTTCCCTGAAACGCGACATAGATATTGTCTATGGCACATTATGAGAAAACTTCCTGAAAAGTTTGGAGCACATGCTAATTTCGATGGCATTAAGAGTGCCCTAGATACTTGTTTGTATGATTCCCAAACTTGTGAAGAATACGAGACAAATTGGAAAAATCTACTAGAGAGTTATGATCTTTATGATAATGCATGGCTACGTGGGTTATATAGTGAGAAGACATTTTGGGTGCCGGCATACATGAAAGATACATTTTGGGCGGGAATGAGTACGACGCAgcgaagtgaaagtatgaattCATTTTTTGATCATTATGTGCACTCACAGACCActttgaaagaatttgttgatcaaTTTGATAGTGGTTTAAGGAGAATGGTCGAGAATGAGAAAAAGgctgattttgattcttttaatCGCACGATCCCATGTTTAAGCCTTTTATCTTTTGAGAAGCAATTTCAAGATGTTTACACAAATGCAAAATTCAAAGAAGTTCATGAGCAGTTTGGGAGAGTTATGTACTATAATAATAAGGTGCTTAAAAGTGAAGGTGCGATATCTACCTATGAAGTTATTGAATATGTTGTTGTTTTTGGAAACCAGATAGAAAAAACATTTGTTGTTTACTTTAATGAAGATGAATTGGAAGTGAAGTGCACATGTGCATTGTTTGAATTAAGAGGCATCTTGTGTAGGCATTCTATTTCTGTGTTAATGACAAAGAATGTGAAAACATTGCCATCAAGATATATTCTTGATAGGTGGAGGAAGGATATAAAGCGAGAATACTCTATGCTCAAGAGTAGttatgatgattttgatgataCTCCTAATGCTCAAATATATGACAAGCTGAGACAGAATTTTGAAGGAGTGTTGTCGCTCACATCAGGAAACGTGGTACGTTGCATGGATTTGATGAATGATGTTGATAAGTTAAGAGAGAAGTATAGTGCCTTAAAGCTCGCGCCAAGTCCCTCTTCCCATCACATTTCAGTTGTCGCATCTTATAGCTGTAATGAAGTTGATCAAAGTAATAATAAGGTGCTTAGTCCTATTAAGGTTCAGCGTAAAGGAAGGCCACCGTCAACGAGAAAAGTGTCCATTATAGAAAAAGTGGCCAAGAAAGTACCTACCGTAGAACAAACAGCTAAGAAGGCCAAAGCATCAAAGAAGCCACCGAGTGACAACAATGCGAAACAGAAGAGACGAAAAAATCAG AAGTGGTTGAATTGA